The proteins below are encoded in one region of Pacificitalea manganoxidans:
- a CDS encoding alpha,alpha-trehalose-phosphate synthase (UDP-forming), which produces MAERLIVVSNRIPMGDNPSGGLVVALHDALARSGGVWLGAHPETGDGSEPLEEIGRTPYQRLAFRLTQEQLDNYYLGFSNSVLWPLCHRRGDLIDMQRDYVDAYSQVNARVAQLIADIVTPDDLIWIHDYHFFPLARELRALGVLNRIGFFLHIPFPALGDLSMLPEPESFADCLAHYNLIGLQTRGDVARCLEMFRADPRAEFLPDGNVKFLDRVVSLKSFPIGIDAGAFRAEALQDAPSPFGRETPERYLIGVDRLDYSKGLPNRFRAFARYLENRTTDTRPCFVQIAPPSREQVQAYQDITRELEEIAGNVNGRFAELDWTPIRYIHRPVPRGDLARLHRKASACLVTSTADGMNLVAKEFVAAQDPEDPGVLVLSRFAGAAEDMTEAVLVNPYDVDDMARAIGEALDMPLEERQRRHDACLKVVEQTGTAQWSHDFLHALRTCIPPLGG; this is translated from the coding sequence ATGGCAGAGCGTTTGATTGTCGTCTCAAACCGCATTCCCATGGGGGACAACCCGTCCGGGGGGTTGGTGGTCGCGCTTCATGATGCCCTCGCGCGTTCCGGCGGGGTCTGGCTGGGGGCCCATCCTGAAACCGGCGACGGGTCTGAACCGCTGGAGGAGATCGGTCGCACGCCCTACCAGCGGCTTGCCTTCCGCCTGACGCAGGAGCAGCTGGATAACTACTACTTAGGCTTCTCAAATTCCGTGCTTTGGCCGCTGTGCCACCGGCGCGGCGATCTGATCGATATGCAGCGGGACTATGTGGACGCCTATAGTCAGGTGAACGCCCGCGTGGCGCAGTTGATCGCGGATATCGTGACGCCGGACGATCTGATCTGGATTCACGATTACCATTTCTTTCCGCTGGCGCGGGAATTGCGCGCCCTCGGCGTGCTGAACCGGATCGGCTTCTTCCTCCATATACCGTTTCCCGCGCTTGGCGATCTGTCGATGCTGCCGGAGCCGGAAAGCTTTGCCGATTGTCTTGCCCATTATAACCTGATCGGCCTGCAAACCCGTGGGGATGTCGCCCGCTGTCTGGAGATGTTTCGCGCCGATCCGCGAGCGGAGTTCCTGCCCGACGGCAACGTCAAGTTCCTCGACCGGGTTGTGTCGCTGAAATCCTTCCCCATCGGCATCGATGCAGGGGCGTTCAGGGCCGAAGCCCTGCAAGACGCGCCGTCGCCCTTTGGCCGAGAGACCCCTGAGCGATACCTCATTGGTGTAGATCGGCTGGACTATTCAAAGGGCCTGCCAAACCGGTTTCGCGCCTTTGCCCGCTATCTGGAAAACCGCACCACCGACACGCGCCCCTGTTTCGTGCAGATCGCGCCCCCCAGCCGGGAACAGGTGCAAGCCTATCAAGACATCACGCGAGAGTTGGAGGAGATCGCCGGCAACGTTAACGGACGCTTCGCGGAACTGGACTGGACCCCGATCCGCTACATCCACAGGCCGGTGCCGCGCGGTGATCTTGCGCGGCTTCACCGCAAGGCCAGCGCCTGTCTGGTGACCTCCACCGCCGATGGCATGAACCTTGTCGCCAAGGAATTCGTCGCCGCGCAAGATCCGGAGGATCCGGGTGTGCTGGTCCTGTCCCGTTTCGCAGGCGCGGCGGAGGACATGACGGAAGCCGTGCTGGTCAATCCCTATGATGTGGATGACATGGCCCGCGCCATCGGCGAGGCGCTGGACATGCCGCTGGAAGAGCGCCAGCGCCGTCACGACGCCTGTCTGAAGGTCGTGGAACAGACCGGCACCGCGCAATGGTCCCACGATTTCCTGCACGCTCTGCGGACCTGCATCCCGCCGCTGGGCGGCTGA
- the otsB gene encoding trehalose-phosphatase, which translates to MTMDDSRPPATVDWGQHALFLDFDGTLTPIVARPELVALAPTTRDLIAALVRATSGAVAIISGRSLADLATHTGDLGVTLSGSHGLELRQPEQEITLHGQFSDALSAAARALSPVAEAHDLLLEHKPGAVALHYRARPDCGDIVRRAVEDTARDLGLRHMHGNLVSEAAPRGIDKGTALAGIMAQPPFAGRHPVMIGDDTTDEDGFASAQNMGGFGLRIGGTDTCAQYRVADMDSALAWLDRSLRG; encoded by the coding sequence ATGACGATGGATGACAGCCGCCCTCCCGCAACGGTCGATTGGGGGCAGCACGCGCTTTTTCTCGACTTCGATGGCACGCTGACCCCGATTGTCGCGCGTCCCGAACTTGTGGCTCTCGCACCGACCACGCGCGACTTGATTGCGGCGCTGGTCCGCGCGACCTCTGGCGCGGTGGCGATCATTTCGGGGCGCAGCCTTGCCGATCTTGCCACCCATACCGGCGATCTGGGGGTGACGCTGTCCGGCTCGCATGGGCTGGAGCTTCGGCAGCCGGAACAGGAGATCACGCTGCACGGGCAGTTCAGCGATGCGCTCAGCGCCGCCGCCCGCGCGCTTAGCCCGGTGGCCGAGGCTCATGACCTGCTGCTGGAGCATAAGCCGGGGGCCGTTGCGCTGCATTACCGCGCCCGGCCCGACTGCGGCGACATCGTCCGCCGCGCGGTCGAGGATACAGCTCGCGATCTGGGGCTGCGTCATATGCATGGCAATCTGGTCAGCGAAGCGGCCCCGCGCGGTATCGACAAGGGCACCGCACTAGCCGGGATCATGGCGCAGCCGCCCTTTGCAGGACGCCACCCGGTGATGATCGGCGATGACACCACGGACGAGGACGGGTTTGCCAGTGCGCAGAATATGGGTGGCTTTGGCCTGCGTATCGGCGGCACGGACACCTGCGCGCAATACCGGGTGGCGGACATGGACAGCGCGCTGGCATGGCTGGACCGCAGCCTGCGCGGATGA
- a CDS encoding mandelate racemase/muconate lactonizing enzyme family protein has protein sequence MRIIDIREVTKPIASPIRNAYIDFSKMTASLVAVVTDVERDGRRVVGYGFNSNGRYGQGGLIRERFRDRILDADPDTLRNDAGDNLDPHRIWAAMMQNEKPGGHGERSVAVGTIDMAVWDAVAKIEGKPLFRLLAERKGAEADPRVFVYAAGGYYYPGKDNTALRQEMRSYVGRGYTVVKMKIGGASLDEDQRRIDAVLEEIGDEAQLAVDANGRFDLETAIAYAKMLRQYPLFWYEEIGDPLDYQLQAAMADFYPGPMATGENLFSHQDARNLIRHGGMRPDRDWLQFDCALSYGLVEYLRTLEVLETLGWSPRRCIPHGGHQMSLNIAAGLGLGGNESYPDLFQPYGGFPDGVRVEDGHITMPDLPGIGFEGKSDLISVMRDLAE, from the coding sequence ATGCGCATTATCGACATTCGCGAAGTGACGAAGCCCATCGCATCGCCCATCCGCAACGCCTATATCGATTTTTCGAAGATGACCGCGAGCCTCGTCGCCGTGGTCACCGATGTCGAACGCGACGGGCGCCGGGTGGTGGGCTACGGGTTCAATTCCAACGGACGCTACGGACAGGGCGGGTTGATCCGCGAGCGGTTCCGCGACCGCATCCTCGACGCCGATCCTGACACCTTGCGCAATGACGCAGGCGACAACCTCGATCCCCACCGGATCTGGGCCGCGATGATGCAAAACGAAAAGCCCGGCGGGCATGGGGAACGTTCCGTCGCCGTAGGCACCATTGATATGGCCGTATGGGACGCGGTCGCCAAGATCGAAGGCAAACCGCTGTTTCGTCTGCTGGCGGAGCGCAAGGGCGCCGAAGCGGATCCGCGCGTGTTCGTCTATGCGGCGGGCGGCTATTACTATCCGGGCAAGGACAACACCGCCCTGCGCCAAGAAATGCGCAGCTATGTCGGTCGCGGCTATACTGTGGTCAAGATGAAGATCGGCGGCGCGTCGCTGGACGAAGATCAGCGCCGGATCGACGCGGTGCTGGAGGAGATCGGCGATGAAGCGCAACTGGCTGTCGATGCCAATGGCCGGTTCGATCTGGAAACCGCCATCGCCTACGCCAAGATGCTGCGCCAGTATCCGCTGTTCTGGTATGAGGAGATCGGCGACCCGCTGGATTACCAGTTGCAGGCGGCGATGGCGGATTTCTACCCCGGCCCGATGGCCACGGGCGAGAACCTGTTCTCGCATCAGGACGCCCGGAACCTGATCCGCCACGGCGGCATGCGCCCCGACCGGGACTGGCTGCAATTCGACTGCGCACTGTCCTACGGGCTGGTAGAATATCTGCGCACGCTGGAGGTTCTGGAAACGCTCGGCTGGTCGCCCCGGCGCTGCATCCCGCATGGCGGGCACCAGATGTCGTTGAACATCGCCGCCGGGCTCGGACTTGGCGGCAATGAAAGCTACCCGGATCTGTTCCAGCCCTATGGCGGTTTCCCCGACGGGGTGCGTGTCGAAGACGGGCACATCACCATGCCCGACCTGCCCGGCATCGGGTTCGAGGGAAAATCGGACCTGATTTCGGTAATGCGCGACTTGGCCGAATAA
- a CDS encoding LysR family transcriptional regulator → MDLSLLADFLELARELNFSRAAEARNLTQPAFSRRIRALEDAVGTPLVTRTTRSVALTPAGQAFQPRAAALVRLYAEARKDALEAAGATALSLNLAATHALSYTFVPQWLMQISAPARFGSLNMVSDSHRQCTRLMLRGDATFFISHKGLEGRDSFPDRQFQHHVIGTDRLAPLCAPDADGAPRWRLDGAGDVPFLAYGEASGLHAILEAHWSRHGRPAFATRMNSVLAATNMEMAREGQGVAYLPLSLARQALDAGTLRRAALPDHDIPVEVVIYRPRSRLSPNGEAFWTRATAN, encoded by the coding sequence ATGGACCTGAGCTTGCTGGCGGATTTCCTCGAACTCGCGCGGGAGCTGAATTTCTCGCGCGCCGCCGAGGCCCGCAACCTGACGCAGCCCGCCTTCAGCCGACGAATCCGCGCACTGGAGGACGCCGTCGGCACGCCGCTTGTCACCCGCACCACCCGAAGCGTTGCCCTGACCCCCGCCGGGCAGGCGTTTCAACCCCGCGCCGCCGCGCTTGTCCGGCTGTATGCGGAGGCCCGCAAAGACGCGCTGGAGGCCGCGGGAGCCACTGCGCTGAGCCTCAACCTCGCCGCAACACATGCGTTGTCCTATACGTTCGTGCCGCAATGGCTGATGCAGATTTCGGCTCCTGCGCGGTTCGGATCGTTGAACATGGTGTCTGACAGCCATCGCCAATGCACCCGCCTGATGCTGCGCGGCGATGCGACGTTCTTTATCTCTCACAAGGGGCTGGAGGGTCGCGACAGCTTTCCTGACCGTCAGTTTCAGCATCATGTGATCGGCACCGACCGCCTTGCCCCGCTTTGCGCGCCGGATGCGGATGGCGCGCCCCGCTGGCGGTTGGATGGCGCGGGCGATGTGCCATTCCTCGCCTATGGCGAGGCCTCCGGGCTACATGCCATTCTGGAGGCGCATTGGTCCCGCCACGGACGACCGGCCTTTGCAACCCGGATGAATTCGGTGCTGGCGGCGACCAATATGGAAATGGCGCGGGAGGGTCAGGGCGTGGCGTATCTGCCCCTATCCCTCGCCCGGCAGGCGCTGGACGCGGGCACTTTGCGGCGCGCCGCGTTGCCCGATCACGACATCCCGGTCGAGGTGGTGATCTACCGCCCCCGGTCGCGCCTGTCGCCCAATGGCGAAGCCTTCTGGACCCGCGCCACCGCCAATTGA
- a CDS encoding tripartite tricarboxylate transporter permease, which yields MELLGNLGDGFAVALTWQNLLLALLGCFLGTIMGALPGLGPSNGVAILIPLAFTLGLGPTASLILLTSVYYGAMYGGRISSILLNIPGDEPAMMTCLDGYPMAQKGLAGEALSLSGIASFVGAFFATWGLILLAPQLVKIALLFGPAEYFALFALAFMTLGGVSSTNQAKSAFAAALGLGLATIGVDTQTGVPRFTFGEVHLYDGLDFLVAIVGLFALSEVLIFLENRHGQSEAEGKSITIGKLYPPMSMIKACTPTMLRTSFLGFLAGVLPGAGASLGSFISYSMEKRLVDKEGTFGTGDPRGVAAPEAGNNAAAGGALVPMLALGVPGSGTTAVLLAVLLSLNITPGPLLFTQNPDVVWGLIAALFIANFMLLAMNIPMVGLFTRVLMIPSRVLMPIVAMVSFVGIYGISGSSFDLLVMIGFGVMGWALRKFDVPLVPIILGTLLGNAMENNLRRAVTIDNGNWLTLVDSPLSITLWAIAIIGFVLPLIVGARVKARMHARRDETGAVSD from the coding sequence ATGGAGCTTCTTGGAAATCTCGGTGACGGGTTCGCCGTCGCGCTGACATGGCAAAACCTGCTGCTGGCGCTGCTGGGCTGTTTTCTGGGCACGATCATGGGCGCGCTGCCCGGTCTTGGCCCCTCGAACGGCGTGGCGATCCTGATCCCGCTGGCCTTCACCTTGGGCCTTGGGCCCACGGCCTCGCTGATCCTGCTGACATCGGTCTATTACGGGGCAATGTATGGCGGGCGGATCTCGTCCATCCTGCTCAACATTCCCGGTGACGAACCGGCGATGATGACCTGCCTTGACGGTTATCCGATGGCGCAGAAAGGTCTCGCCGGGGAGGCTTTGTCGCTGTCGGGCATCGCGTCTTTCGTCGGGGCGTTTTTCGCGACATGGGGCCTGATCCTGCTGGCCCCGCAGCTGGTCAAGATCGCGCTGCTGTTCGGTCCGGCGGAATATTTCGCGCTGTTCGCGCTGGCGTTCATGACGCTGGGCGGCGTGTCCTCGACCAATCAGGCGAAATCGGCCTTTGCCGCCGCGCTGGGGCTCGGGCTTGCCACCATCGGCGTCGATACCCAGACCGGTGTGCCGCGCTTCACCTTCGGCGAAGTGCATCTTTACGACGGGCTCGACTTCCTCGTCGCCATCGTTGGCCTGTTTGCCCTGTCCGAAGTGCTGATCTTCCTCGAAAACCGTCACGGCCAGTCCGAGGCAGAGGGCAAGTCCATCACCATCGGTAAACTTTACCCGCCGATGTCGATGATCAAGGCCTGCACGCCGACCATGCTGCGCACCTCGTTCCTCGGCTTCCTTGCCGGGGTGCTGCCGGGCGCGGGCGCATCGCTTGGCTCCTTCATCAGCTATTCGATGGAGAAACGCCTCGTCGACAAGGAAGGCACCTTTGGTACTGGCGATCCGCGCGGCGTCGCGGCGCCTGAAGCGGGCAACAACGCCGCTGCCGGGGGCGCGCTGGTGCCGATGCTGGCGCTGGGTGTGCCAGGCTCTGGCACCACGGCTGTGCTGCTGGCGGTCCTGCTGTCGCTGAACATCACGCCCGGTCCGCTGCTGTTCACCCAGAACCCCGATGTGGTCTGGGGCCTGATCGCGGCGCTCTTCATCGCGAACTTCATGCTGCTGGCGATGAACATCCCGATGGTGGGCCTGTTCACCCGCGTGCTGATGATCCCCAGCCGGGTTCTGATGCCGATCGTGGCGATGGTCAGCTTTGTCGGGATTTACGGCATCTCGGGCAGCAGTTTCGACCTGCTGGTGATGATCGGCTTCGGCGTCATGGGCTGGGCGCTGCGGAAGTTCGACGTGCCGCTGGTGCCCATCATCCTTGGCACGCTGCTGGGCAACGCGATGGAAAACAACCTGCGCCGCGCTGTCACCATCGACAACGGCAACTGGCTGACGCTGGTGGACAGCCCGCTGTCGATCACGCTGTGGGCCATCGCCATCATCGGCTTTGTCCTGCCGCTGATCGTTGGCGCACGGGTCAAGGCGCGGATGCATGCCCGCCGCGACGAAACCGGCGCGGTCAGCGACTGA
- a CDS encoding tripartite tricarboxylate transporter TctB family protein has protein sequence MSDRIFGVFGVLLAIGYVFAALAIEESFLSDAVGPKAFPLIVATILGLSSAVIALRPDADPKWPSLGRLVEIAAAVVVMILYAEMLPVAGFVVATAFAAGYLAWRLGSAPLEAIAVGVGTSVGIYVIFHLVLGLSLARGPWGF, from the coding sequence ATGAGCGATCGCATCTTCGGGGTCTTCGGCGTTCTTCTCGCCATCGGCTACGTCTTTGCGGCGCTGGCGATCGAGGAGAGCTTCCTGTCGGACGCCGTCGGCCCCAAGGCCTTCCCCCTTATCGTTGCCACCATCCTCGGGCTGTCGAGCGCCGTCATCGCACTGCGTCCCGACGCCGATCCCAAATGGCCCAGCCTTGGCCGGCTGGTCGAAATCGCGGCTGCGGTCGTCGTCATGATCCTTTACGCCGAAATGCTGCCCGTGGCGGGCTTTGTCGTCGCCACCGCCTTTGCGGCGGGCTACCTCGCTTGGCGGCTGGGATCGGCCCCGCTGGAAGCCATCGCCGTCGGCGTCGGCACCTCGGTCGGCATCTACGTCATTTTCCATCTTGTGCTGGGCCTGTCGCTGGCCCGCGGTCCGTGGGGGTTCTGA
- a CDS encoding Bug family tripartite tricarboxylate transporter substrate binding protein produces MKFTATRGAFAAVALTLSAIAAQAQENPECIAPANPGGGWDFTCRQVGKSMQDLGLIDQTMQVVNLAGGGGGVAFAEVVNKRNDDDNLIVAASSATATRLAQGAFPGNTMDQVRWLASIGADYGVIAVAADSEIETLPQLLDQIKNDPTSVSIAGGSAVGGWDHLKVLIAADAYGVEDVRQVKYIAFDGGGEAVTQLLAGSVQGFTGDLSEAKGFVESGDVRVIAVLAPERLTGDFADFPTAREQGVDAIGANWRGFYAPAGMSDEAYDAWVSKIGDLYASDEWKAVMEANGLAPLDLQGAEFEQFVSDSVAQIQTISKEIGIIK; encoded by the coding sequence ATGAAATTTACCGCAACCCGTGGCGCATTCGCCGCTGTCGCCCTGACGCTGTCCGCCATCGCGGCACAGGCGCAGGAAAACCCCGAATGCATCGCACCGGCGAACCCCGGCGGCGGCTGGGATTTCACCTGCCGTCAGGTCGGCAAATCCATGCAGGATCTGGGCCTGATCGACCAGACCATGCAGGTTGTGAACCTTGCCGGTGGCGGCGGTGGCGTGGCCTTTGCCGAGGTGGTCAACAAGCGCAATGACGACGACAATCTGATCGTCGCCGCATCCTCGGCCACCGCGACCCGGCTGGCACAGGGCGCGTTCCCCGGCAACACGATGGATCAGGTCCGCTGGCTGGCCTCCATCGGTGCCGATTACGGCGTGATCGCCGTGGCCGCCGATAGCGAAATCGAGACGCTTCCGCAGCTGCTCGACCAGATCAAGAACGACCCCACCAGCGTCTCCATCGCCGGCGGCTCCGCTGTGGGCGGCTGGGACCACCTGAAGGTTCTGATCGCCGCCGATGCCTATGGCGTCGAGGACGTGCGTCAGGTCAAATACATCGCCTTTGATGGCGGTGGCGAGGCCGTGACGCAGCTGCTGGCAGGGTCCGTGCAGGGCTTCACCGGCGATCTCTCCGAGGCCAAAGGCTTTGTCGAATCCGGTGACGTCCGGGTGATCGCGGTGCTGGCGCCCGAGCGCCTGACCGGCGACTTCGCGGACTTCCCGACCGCCCGCGAACAGGGTGTCGATGCGATCGGCGCCAACTGGCGCGGCTTCTACGCCCCCGCCGGCATGTCCGACGAGGCCTATGACGCATGGGTATCGAAGATCGGCGATCTCTACGCATCCGACGAATGGAAAGCGGTGATGGAAGCCAACGGCCTCGCCCCGCTCGACCTGCAGGGCGCGGAGTTCGAGCAGTTCGTGTCGGACTCGGTCGCGCAGATCCAGACGATTTCCAAGGAAATCGGCATCATCAAGTAA